From the genome of Geoalkalibacter ferrihydriticus DSM 17813, one region includes:
- a CDS encoding chemotaxis protein CheA codes for MSERPNEAFREEAYELLAELETSLLELEDNPRNMDVIGRVFRAMHTIKGSGAMFGFDEISSFTHEIETVFDLVRNGDIAVTKEMVDLCLLARDQIKTMLDAADGGPQVDRAQTADLVTAFRAFLPQIPEAAARPTPEGVVSGATEQADTRTWRIRFRPAPDIFANGTNPLSLLRELCELGEGRVVAQTDHIPPIEDLNPEACYLYWDVILSTSADRNAIADVFIFVEDDSEVKITAIDEDGCLDDGDSRKLLGEILVERGEIQAADLERVLATRKRLGEMLVEDGLVKPGAIASALAEQQVLDKQRQTRPPADAASSLRVPAERLDKLVDLVGELVTVQSRLSQTAAGREDTILTAVAEEVERLVEELRDLTLNIRMLPIGTTFSKFKRLVRDLSHELGKEIELETSGADTELDKTVIERLNDPLVHIIRNSIDHGIEMPDLRQVAGKRRQGTIHLSAIHSGDSVVIEIRDDGKGLDRDAIRAKAIDKGLLDEQDEPSDNELFQLIFGAGFSTAQNVTNVSGRGVGMDVVRRAIEALRGSIDIRSEKGKGTTIRVRIPLTLAIIESLLVAIGKERFVLPLSLVEECIELTAQDVAAAHGRNLVRVRDQLVPYLPLRRWFAMDAARPDIEQVVITTLEGRRVGFVVDQVIGEHQTVIKSLGRMYRDVQGISGATILGDGSVALILDVPQLVHGAELEERLATGQK; via the coding sequence ATGAGCGAGCGACCAAACGAGGCCTTCCGCGAAGAGGCTTATGAACTTCTGGCCGAGCTGGAAACGTCCCTCCTTGAATTGGAGGACAATCCCCGCAACATGGATGTCATCGGGCGCGTGTTTCGCGCCATGCACACCATCAAGGGCTCGGGGGCCATGTTCGGCTTCGACGAAATTTCCTCCTTTACACACGAAATCGAAACGGTTTTCGATCTGGTGCGCAACGGCGATATTGCGGTCACCAAGGAAATGGTCGACCTGTGCCTGCTGGCGCGCGATCAGATCAAGACCATGCTTGACGCCGCGGACGGGGGCCCGCAAGTTGATCGCGCCCAGACCGCGGATCTGGTGACGGCGTTTCGCGCATTTCTGCCGCAGATCCCAGAGGCCGCGGCGCGCCCCACGCCCGAAGGGGTCGTTTCAGGTGCGACGGAACAGGCCGATACGCGCACCTGGCGCATCCGCTTTCGCCCCGCGCCGGATATTTTCGCCAACGGCACCAATCCCCTCTCTCTGCTGCGTGAACTCTGCGAACTGGGTGAGGGCCGGGTGGTCGCCCAGACCGATCACATTCCGCCCATCGAGGATCTCAATCCCGAAGCCTGCTACCTCTACTGGGACGTGATTCTCTCGACCAGCGCGGATCGCAACGCCATTGCCGATGTCTTTATCTTCGTCGAGGATGACAGCGAGGTAAAAATCACGGCCATCGACGAGGACGGATGTCTTGACGACGGCGACAGCCGCAAACTGCTCGGCGAAATTCTCGTCGAGCGCGGCGAAATCCAGGCCGCCGACCTCGAGCGGGTGCTGGCCACGCGCAAGCGCCTTGGCGAAATGCTGGTGGAAGACGGCTTGGTCAAACCAGGCGCCATCGCTTCGGCACTGGCCGAACAGCAGGTACTCGACAAGCAGCGTCAGACCCGTCCCCCAGCCGATGCCGCCTCCAGCCTGCGCGTGCCGGCCGAGCGTCTCGACAAGCTGGTCGATCTGGTCGGCGAGCTGGTCACCGTGCAGTCGCGTCTCTCGCAGACCGCCGCTGGCCGCGAGGATACCATCCTGACCGCCGTCGCCGAAGAGGTTGAGCGACTGGTGGAGGAGTTGCGGGATCTGACCCTCAACATTCGCATGCTGCCCATCGGTACCACCTTCAGCAAATTCAAGCGCCTGGTGCGCGACCTTTCCCATGAATTGGGCAAGGAAATCGAGCTGGAAACCTCGGGCGCCGACACCGAACTCGACAAGACCGTCATCGAACGGCTCAACGACCCCCTGGTGCACATCATCCGCAACAGCATCGACCACGGCATCGAAATGCCCGACCTGCGCCAGGTGGCGGGCAAGCGGCGCCAGGGCACCATTCATCTCTCCGCAATCCATTCCGGCGACAGCGTGGTGATTGAAATCCGCGACGACGGCAAAGGCCTCGACCGCGACGCCATCCGCGCCAAGGCCATCGACAAGGGGCTGCTCGACGAGCAGGACGAGCCTTCCGACAACGAGTTGTTCCAGCTCATTTTCGGCGCGGGCTTCTCCACCGCGCAGAACGTGACCAATGTTTCAGGCCGCGGCGTGGGCATGGACGTGGTGCGCCGCGCCATCGAGGCGCTGCGTGGCAGCATCGACATCCGCAGCGAGAAGGGCAAGGGCACCACCATTCGCGTGCGCATTCCCCTGACGCTGGCCATTATCGAGAGCCTGCTGGTGGCCATCGGCAAAGAGCGTTTCGTGCTGCCGCTGTCCCTGGTGGAGGAATGCATCGAACTCACCGCGCAGGATGTGGCCGCCGCCCACGGACGCAACCTGGTGCGGGTGCGCGATCAACTGGTGCCCTATCTGCCCCTGCGCCGCTGGTTTGCCATGGACGCGGCGCGCCCCGACATCGAACAGGTGGTCATCACCACCCTGGAAGGGCGGCGCGTGGGTTTTGTCGTCGATCAGGTCATCGGCGAGCATCAGACGGTGATCAAATCCCTCGGGCGCATGTATCGCGACGTGCAAGGCATCTCCGGCGCCACCATCCTCGGCGACGGCAGCGTGGCCCTGATCCTCGACGTGCCCCAGCTCGTCCACGGCGCGGAGTTGGAAGAGCGCCTGGCAACAGGGCAAAAATAG